The Spirosoma radiotolerans genome has a window encoding:
- a CDS encoding class I SAM-dependent methyltransferase, with amino-acid sequence MTQAQPLCNVCFEPAKVLKTIQGYKENSFYDILHCGQCDTSFIRNDASAETELIYDLIYNHGNQVPGYNRYYTYADKVLEEHKPLHYLADTEDMYWAIADCIEKKIITKDMKLIEVGCGLGYLSYALHEDGFDIMGIDISEKAISKARQKYGDYYKCMDIYKMVEEGNEQFDIILLTEVIEHVTDPVDFIEALSMLLNPGGKIIITTPNKSAYPPQVSWDTELPPVHHYWFSEKSIRTIASNLKLTCRFVDFSPFNKDHLDKTKFSRYKEPERKPVLSSTGNVLAHKPKTRKEKVSMLLRKLNVMKIISRVWISIKANKEDWHRRQTMCAILSGEL; translated from the coding sequence ATGACACAAGCGCAGCCATTGTGTAACGTCTGCTTCGAGCCAGCGAAAGTTTTAAAAACTATACAGGGTTACAAAGAGAACTCATTTTATGATATCCTGCATTGCGGCCAATGTGATACATCTTTTATTAGGAATGATGCGTCTGCCGAAACGGAATTGATTTATGATTTAATCTACAATCATGGTAATCAGGTTCCTGGCTACAATAGATACTATACCTACGCTGACAAGGTTTTAGAAGAACATAAACCACTGCATTACTTGGCTGATACGGAAGATATGTACTGGGCAATAGCCGATTGTATTGAGAAAAAAATCATTACAAAAGATATGAAATTAATCGAGGTTGGCTGTGGCCTGGGTTATTTATCCTATGCATTACACGAAGATGGGTTCGATATCATGGGTATAGATATTTCTGAAAAAGCGATCAGTAAGGCTAGACAGAAATATGGCGATTATTACAAGTGCATGGATATTTACAAAATGGTAGAAGAAGGTAACGAACAGTTTGACATCATATTATTAACCGAAGTAATTGAACATGTAACTGATCCCGTTGATTTTATCGAGGCTTTGTCGATGCTACTTAACCCTGGCGGTAAAATTATTATCACAACGCCCAATAAAAGCGCTTACCCGCCCCAAGTTTCTTGGGATACAGAGTTACCTCCAGTGCATCATTACTGGTTTTCTGAAAAATCGATAAGAACAATAGCCAGTAATTTAAAACTGACCTGTCGATTTGTTGACTTTTCACCATTCAATAAAGATCATTTAGATAAAACTAAATTTTCGAGGTACAAAGAGCCTGAACGGAAACCTGTGCTAAGTAGTACAGGCAATGTATTGGCTCATAAACCGAAGACACGTAAAGAAAAAGTTTCGATGCTGTTAAGAAAATTAAACGTAATGAAAATTATCAGCCGCGTGTGGATATCGATAAAAGCAAATAAGGAAGATTGGCACCGTCGACAAACGATGTGCGCGATTTTATCTGGCGAGTTGTAA
- a CDS encoding oligosaccharide flippase family protein, translated as MKSLQQAKTYVKAFAASSVIKNFCLTGFFQLVNLSVPVVVTPYLIKTVGLNNFGEIAYVFGFMSVFTVLTEYGFNLTATRQISIHRNNPKKMSAIYTNTLLAKLTLFSFGIIILLAGYFLIAWYNKGYTINVRLYALSTVYVLAQALLPFWVFQGMEILFIASSVNALSKLAYVFSILYLVNEKQDYIAVNFLLGLSVLLSALVLIIILRKKYTVKFVRTSWRHILYSLRDSWDIFVANISVNLYFGGVTILLVGFFTDSVTVGYYGIVEKVIVISKQPIAIFTQVVYPKACSLLTKGFDEIEHFVWTLAKPFVGLNAVLSLIIFSQANRITYYFLKEDNAYVENLIKISAILPFSVSFNLLPYICLLACGYSRVVSKVLILAAGTGVLLNCVLTYYFLATGTVFSVIITEALVATSLSIFLKQKHKTTYDTSAAIV; from the coding sequence ATGAAAAGTCTACAACAGGCAAAAACGTATGTCAAAGCATTTGCTGCGTCGTCGGTGATTAAAAACTTTTGCCTGACTGGTTTTTTTCAACTGGTGAACTTATCAGTACCTGTGGTAGTGACGCCCTATCTGATAAAAACAGTAGGCCTGAATAATTTTGGCGAAATCGCATACGTGTTTGGCTTCATGTCAGTATTCACTGTACTAACAGAGTATGGATTCAATTTGACTGCAACGCGGCAAATATCAATCCATAGGAATAATCCAAAAAAAATGTCAGCGATATACACAAACACATTGTTGGCCAAATTAACGCTCTTTAGTTTCGGTATAATCATTCTGCTGGCTGGTTATTTTCTGATTGCGTGGTATAATAAAGGCTATACAATTAATGTGCGACTGTACGCTTTAAGCACAGTATATGTACTGGCACAAGCACTGTTACCTTTCTGGGTTTTTCAGGGCATGGAAATTTTGTTTATAGCCTCCAGCGTAAATGCCTTGTCAAAACTAGCTTACGTGTTTTCGATTCTCTACCTGGTAAATGAAAAGCAGGATTATATAGCGGTCAACTTTTTACTGGGGTTGTCCGTACTACTGAGCGCATTGGTATTGATAATTATTTTACGAAAAAAGTACACCGTAAAATTTGTTCGAACTAGCTGGAGACATATCCTGTATTCACTGAGAGATAGCTGGGATATATTTGTCGCCAATATATCGGTGAATTTATATTTTGGCGGTGTTACTATTTTGTTGGTTGGTTTCTTTACCGATTCTGTAACTGTGGGATACTACGGGATCGTTGAGAAAGTGATTGTAATCAGTAAGCAACCGATAGCCATATTTACGCAAGTTGTTTATCCAAAGGCATGTTCGTTACTAACCAAAGGGTTCGATGAAATCGAGCATTTCGTCTGGACATTAGCCAAGCCATTTGTTGGACTCAATGCTGTACTCAGTCTAATTATATTTTCTCAGGCAAACAGAATCACGTATTATTTTCTAAAAGAAGATAATGCGTACGTCGAGAATCTGATAAAAATTAGTGCAATACTTCCCTTCTCCGTTTCTTTCAATTTGCTGCCGTATATCTGTCTATTGGCCTGCGGTTATAGCCGGGTAGTAAGTAAAGTATTGATACTGGCAGCTGGTACAGGCGTCCTGTTGAATTGTGTATTAACGTATTACTTTTTAGCCACCGGTACGGTTTTTTCGGTGATTATAACCGAAGCGCTAGTCGCCACAAGTTTATCTATTTTTCTCAAACAAAAACATAAAACGACTTATGACACAAGCGCAGCCATTGTGTAA
- a CDS encoding O-antigen ligase family protein, whose translation MPILFIALGFALSTKISSMHFLKIIVLVGFFTSVMSVLISISKVGFGALLDPYSARIIGRAEGSPAPILGSLILLYCNSGPAKVFKRSYALFFLLFNLLGIYMAASRTYWIFLFCVLLVLYIRKLNAMRGSALFAILFCMLVSVASIQTGDFLAKSDNSFVNKFMHSFREIDIKDYKSDEDVNMSYRGFESYKGMATYYNGQFHNLLIGRGLGQTIDLGLFIDLGGSDFKKIPILHNGYVYTLVKMGAFGLLMTLFFYLSLFRDSWRFSSITNQFAKNIFLIVAGSVFGLLVTNYSIASFYNVNMVIFSIFIGYYISFGQTAERRLLVKRKCNTSIDTRQLAIVKE comes from the coding sequence ATGCCTATTTTATTTATTGCGTTAGGCTTTGCATTAAGTACAAAAATTTCTTCCATGCATTTTTTGAAAATAATAGTCCTTGTGGGTTTTTTTACATCGGTAATGTCAGTATTAATTTCTATTTCAAAAGTTGGATTCGGTGCTTTACTGGATCCCTACTCAGCACGGATAATAGGCAGGGCAGAAGGATCACCCGCACCTATATTAGGTTCGCTAATTCTATTATATTGTAATTCAGGTCCAGCTAAAGTTTTTAAGCGGAGCTACGCCCTATTTTTCCTGCTTTTTAATCTGCTCGGTATTTACATGGCCGCATCAAGAACCTACTGGATTTTTCTTTTCTGCGTGTTACTTGTTCTATATATAAGAAAATTGAATGCTATGAGAGGGTCTGCTCTCTTTGCCATCCTATTTTGTATGCTGGTCTCTGTGGCGTCAATACAGACAGGAGATTTTTTGGCAAAATCGGATAATAGTTTTGTAAATAAATTCATGCATTCGTTTCGAGAAATTGACATTAAAGATTACAAGTCCGATGAAGACGTAAACATGAGTTATCGTGGTTTTGAATCCTATAAAGGTATGGCAACCTACTACAATGGACAGTTTCATAACTTATTGATTGGTAGGGGGTTAGGTCAAACCATTGACCTTGGTTTATTTATAGATCTTGGCGGGAGCGATTTTAAAAAAATTCCCATACTTCACAATGGCTATGTTTACACATTGGTAAAGATGGGTGCTTTCGGTCTGCTGATGACGCTCTTTTTTTACCTCTCTTTGTTTAGAGACAGCTGGAGATTCTCTTCTATTACCAACCAATTCGCAAAAAATATTTTTTTGATCGTTGCCGGGTCTGTTTTTGGATTACTTGTTACGAACTATTCCATAGCCTCTTTTTACAACGTCAACATGGTAATATTTTCAATTTTTATTGGTTATTATATCTCGTTTGGGCAAACGGCTGAACGCAGACTATTGGTTAAGCGTAAGTGCAATACCAGCATTGATACACGACAATTAGCTATAGTGAAAGAATGA
- a CDS encoding acyltransferase, with the protein MDLGKLIRFIKQDPDYNLVNALSTDEALIILWGRFWQAVRGLVHKPFFKETKGLVFIGKSVKIVRAGKISLGRNFIIDDNSLMNALSLNGICIGDNVSIGRNSILICTGVVSNLGMGIKIGNGTGINSNAYLSGQGGIDIGDNVIIGPGVKIFSENHTFTDLSTPIKKQGVSRKGVRIMDNCWLGSNVTILDGVSIGSGCVIAAGAVVTKSFPDNSILAGVPARLVKTRSHVQEI; encoded by the coding sequence ATGGACCTGGGAAAACTAATTCGCTTCATCAAGCAGGATCCTGATTATAATCTGGTTAATGCTTTATCGACAGACGAAGCACTGATTATTTTGTGGGGTAGGTTTTGGCAGGCCGTAAGAGGGCTTGTCCATAAACCATTTTTTAAAGAAACGAAAGGATTGGTATTTATTGGAAAGTCAGTCAAGATTGTTCGTGCTGGAAAAATTAGTCTTGGCCGGAATTTTATAATTGATGATAATAGCTTAATGAATGCACTTTCCTTGAATGGGATTTGCATTGGTGATAATGTGTCAATCGGGCGAAATTCTATTTTGATCTGTACGGGTGTTGTATCAAACCTTGGGATGGGTATAAAAATTGGTAATGGAACGGGTATAAATTCTAATGCTTATTTAAGTGGGCAAGGTGGAATTGATATTGGTGATAACGTAATTATAGGCCCGGGTGTAAAAATATTTTCAGAAAATCACACGTTCACGGATCTGTCTACACCAATAAAAAAGCAGGGTGTTTCTAGGAAGGGCGTTCGAATAATGGATAACTGCTGGCTTGGTTCAAACGTAACTATTCTGGATGGAGTGAGCATTGGATCTGGTTGCGTAATTGCCGCTGGTGCTGTGGTTACTAAATCGTTTCCCGATAATTCTATTCTTGCAGGTGTGCCAGCACGGCTCGTAAAAACCAGAAGTCACGTCCAAGAAATTTAG
- a CDS encoding glycosyltransferase family 4 protein: MKRILVSAYAISPYRGSEYGAAWNTILNLAKEHKLWVLYGISDEHMGDTDSLKNYLKYNHIANVDFIEVRANKLALSINLLNKIGFGWMFYLAYYLWQKSAFDTAKRIVDEQDIQLVHQLGPIGFREPGFLWKLNKPFVWGPIGGTVKIDDRLLVGRSTKSKFLFNSKNIINWYQLQYSSRVRQAMNRANILIAATSADQQNIKKYYGLPSYLLSEQGPIATLELDDNRYLNTLDCLEIIWCGTLIDRKNLSLLLQALAFVKRRKWKLHVVGAGPLLQSLNDLAIALQINDQIEWHGLVERQEALRIMANAHLHIITSITEGNPSVMFEALSYGVPTLTLDHSGMRDTLCERCSIKISVNKQPLMLKEIVSRINFLLDNPAFLNQLSKSTVECSHKHSWPNRLKLLNHWYEEAETNWLTGKQLV, encoded by the coding sequence ATGAAAAGGATTTTAGTATCTGCCTATGCAATTTCTCCTTATAGGGGATCGGAATATGGTGCTGCCTGGAATACAATCCTCAACTTAGCTAAAGAGCATAAGTTGTGGGTATTGTATGGCATCTCCGATGAGCATATGGGTGACACCGACAGTTTAAAAAATTATCTCAAGTATAATCATATTGCTAATGTTGATTTTATAGAAGTCAGAGCCAATAAGTTAGCCTTGTCGATAAATCTGCTTAATAAAATAGGTTTTGGCTGGATGTTTTATTTAGCTTATTACCTATGGCAAAAGAGTGCTTTTGATACAGCTAAGCGTATCGTTGATGAACAGGATATCCAACTTGTGCATCAACTAGGCCCCATTGGATTTAGAGAACCAGGTTTCCTTTGGAAACTGAACAAACCTTTTGTGTGGGGGCCTATTGGTGGTACTGTAAAAATTGATGATCGGCTATTAGTTGGAAGGTCTACCAAAAGTAAATTTTTATTTAACAGTAAAAATATAATTAATTGGTATCAGCTACAGTATTCTTCCCGTGTAAGGCAAGCGATGAACAGAGCCAATATTCTGATTGCTGCTACCAGTGCTGATCAGCAAAATATAAAAAAATACTATGGATTACCTAGCTATCTATTATCTGAGCAAGGTCCAATAGCCACTTTGGAACTTGATGATAATAGATATTTAAACACTCTTGATTGTCTGGAAATTATTTGGTGTGGCACGCTCATTGATCGTAAAAATTTGTCTTTGCTGTTACAGGCATTAGCATTTGTAAAAAGGAGAAAATGGAAATTACATGTCGTTGGGGCGGGGCCATTGCTACAATCGCTAAACGACTTGGCTATTGCTTTACAGATCAACGATCAAATCGAATGGCATGGACTTGTGGAGCGGCAGGAAGCGTTGCGCATTATGGCGAATGCGCATTTGCATATTATAACCAGCATTACAGAGGGAAATCCATCTGTAATGTTTGAAGCGTTAAGTTATGGCGTTCCTACATTAACATTAGATCACTCAGGTATGCGAGATACCTTATGTGAACGTTGCTCAATAAAGATTTCAGTCAATAAACAGCCTCTAATGCTGAAAGAAATAGTTTCCAGAATCAACTTTTTATTAGACAACCCTGCTTTTTTAAATCAGCTTTCGAAAAGTACCGTTGAATGCAGTCACAAACACAGCTGGCCTAACAGGCTGAAATTACTGAATCACTGGTATGAAGAGGCAGAAACTAATTGGTTAACTGGCAAGCAACTTGTTTGA
- a CDS encoding DUF1972 domain-containing protein produces MKIAIIGTRGIPNNYGGFEQFAEYLAVDLVKKGHQVVVYNSHYHTYQKSDYHGVDIVHCYDPESYLGLAGQFIYDFNCIVNTHSRNFDIIVQLGYTTNSVWGFLLPRKPVIVTNMDGVEWKRSKYPPLVRWFLRHAERFAVQSSDYLVADSVGIKSHITELYQKSSTYIPYGSYVFEQPDPQVLDSFSLMPYKYNMLMARLQSDNSIDVILSGIAKAKSKMPFIVVGNHNTKYGRFLVAKYKNHDNIRFVGAIFDIEVLNNLRYFSNMYFHGHTVGGTNPSLLEAMGSNALICAYDNIFNKAILGTDGFYFTDEADITTVADTQQKCDHQAILDANRKKINTVYHWPLVLKQYEELFLNVLQKQNVLSLLPKMTISPAGSKPFFFRASQVPDQLKSE; encoded by the coding sequence ATGAAAATTGCAATTATTGGTACGCGGGGTATTCCTAACAATTATGGTGGCTTTGAGCAGTTTGCCGAATACCTGGCCGTTGATTTGGTGAAGAAAGGCCACCAGGTTGTTGTGTATAATTCTCATTATCATACCTACCAAAAAAGCGATTACCATGGTGTTGATATTGTACATTGTTATGACCCTGAGTCTTACTTGGGACTGGCTGGTCAATTTATCTATGATTTCAATTGTATCGTAAACACCCATAGTCGGAATTTCGATATAATCGTTCAGCTTGGCTACACGACAAACTCGGTATGGGGATTTCTTCTTCCCCGGAAACCAGTCATTGTGACTAACATGGATGGTGTTGAATGGAAGCGAAGTAAGTATCCTCCGTTAGTGCGCTGGTTTTTGCGCCACGCAGAACGATTTGCCGTTCAATCCAGCGATTACCTGGTTGCTGATTCGGTAGGAATCAAAAGCCATATTACTGAGCTGTACCAGAAGTCGTCAACGTATATACCCTATGGTTCGTATGTTTTCGAGCAGCCTGATCCCCAAGTGCTCGACTCATTTTCATTAATGCCATACAAGTACAACATGCTGATGGCCCGACTTCAATCGGATAATAGTATTGATGTTATTTTATCGGGAATTGCGAAAGCTAAGTCTAAAATGCCTTTTATCGTGGTTGGTAACCATAATACGAAGTACGGCCGCTTTCTTGTGGCTAAATACAAAAATCACGATAACATACGCTTTGTGGGGGCCATATTTGACATTGAGGTACTGAATAATTTACGTTACTTTTCAAACATGTATTTCCATGGCCATACGGTAGGTGGAACAAATCCATCGCTTCTGGAGGCAATGGGTTCCAACGCCTTAATATGCGCCTACGACAATATTTTTAATAAGGCAATTTTAGGTACAGATGGTTTTTATTTTACCGACGAAGCAGATATTACAACGGTGGCGGATACACAGCAGAAGTGTGATCATCAGGCGATTTTGGACGCTAATCGAAAAAAAATCAATACAGTTTATCATTGGCCACTTGTACTGAAGCAATACGAAGAATTGTTTCTAAACGTTTTGCAGAAACAGAATGTACTGAGTCTTCTTCCCAAAATGACGATTTCTCCCGCTGGCAGTAAACCATTTTTCTTTAGAGCTTCACAGGTTCCGGATCAATTAAAAAGTGAGTAG
- a CDS encoding glycosyltransferase family 2 protein codes for MKTIGITIISHDSYEDVLAFFSSFINYNSPLGIDFLILETSTNDRMKDLGDYIQSGVSFQVDFIPNNGYAYACNRGINYFGDHDIFVLSNADVVFTSEIVSEIRKNFNRTKYGTIIQKNPGGRVVTFDLYPQYKSLFTEVLKIHRLLNKFTWYNHKYVYIVGAFMIFGNEVIKQNGLFDEEFFLYCEETDYYYRLRNNDNAVIIKNRYVIHNISSSIGKKFNNSKSKLLESSLAYYYKKHEYKPFLDYWKVSRKVNSVYRLISSLFVKKDKEEVCI; via the coding sequence ATGAAAACGATAGGAATCACAATTATATCGCATGATAGCTACGAGGATGTGCTCGCCTTTTTTAGCTCATTCATAAACTATAATTCACCCTTGGGTATTGACTTCCTAATCCTTGAAACGTCAACTAATGATCGGATGAAGGATTTAGGCGATTACATCCAGTCGGGGGTAAGTTTTCAGGTAGATTTTATACCAAATAACGGATACGCTTACGCATGTAACAGGGGTATAAACTATTTCGGTGATCACGACATTTTTGTTTTGTCTAATGCAGATGTTGTCTTTACCTCCGAGATAGTGAGCGAGATAAGGAAAAATTTTAATCGAACTAAGTACGGTACCATAATTCAAAAAAATCCTGGTGGTAGAGTTGTTACTTTTGATCTATATCCCCAGTATAAAAGCCTATTTACAGAAGTATTGAAGATCCATCGGTTATTAAACAAATTTACTTGGTATAATCATAAATATGTGTATATCGTTGGGGCATTTATGATATTCGGAAATGAAGTTATCAAGCAAAATGGTCTGTTTGATGAAGAATTTTTTCTGTATTGTGAAGAAACTGATTATTATTACCGTCTGAGGAATAATGACAATGCTGTAATTATTAAGAACAGATATGTTATTCATAATATATCGTCTTCTATTGGGAAAAAATTTAATAATTCAAAAAGTAAACTGTTAGAATCTTCTCTTGCTTATTACTACAAAAAACATGAGTATAAACCTTTTCTAGACTATTGGAAAGTTAGTAGAAAAGTCAATAGCGTTTACCGCTTGATCTCAAGTCTATTTGTAAAAAAAGATAAGGAAGAGGTATGTATATAA
- a CDS encoding capsule assembly Wzi family protein: MANCIRFFFFLLSIASVSDLFGQALPDTITTRQRFMTEVGGFGSSASQTPFWFRSRQYGTIPLTGPAGLVRMGFTRQFGNFQNPHNVHVKVSVEGVANIGTTSRVILPVAFASLLFKNFELYAGRRREVFGLVDTLLSSGSYAWSGNALPLYKVQLGTRGYAPIGFTKGVLAINALYAHGWFSNTDSVQNSFLHQKALFARISIAKGRIKLYGGLTHLTQWGGRSEAIGYLAPHGQIPSSFKDYLNVVFVRQPPADTTKYSQFDSDNQVGNHLGSIDFALEINTSESNWFLYYQHPYEDKSGVAFQNMPDGLYGIRWKNQRNNQRFQLKQLTLEFLTTLNQSGFTKEIGNRLYNGADDYFNNGQFVDGWTHKQRVIGTPFMTRWLDSREDLHDLKGGNPWDGRYMISNNRVQVGHLGLLGQWPSGTQLWAMLSFSKNFGRPISTDPRMPLSQFSGLARLQIPVQWFGRSQLCLAIASDQGAWLTNNVGGWVSLKKVIQR, encoded by the coding sequence ATGGCCAACTGTATACGGTTTTTCTTCTTCTTACTTAGCATCGCATCCGTATCTGATTTGTTCGGTCAAGCCCTACCGGATACGATAACCACACGGCAACGGTTCATGACCGAGGTAGGCGGGTTCGGTTCATCAGCCTCCCAGACCCCTTTCTGGTTTCGCTCGCGTCAGTATGGTACGATTCCCTTGACCGGACCGGCCGGCCTGGTGCGTATGGGCTTCACGAGGCAGTTTGGTAATTTCCAAAACCCGCACAACGTTCACGTTAAAGTATCCGTCGAAGGCGTAGCTAATATCGGAACAACCTCGCGGGTTATTTTGCCGGTAGCTTTTGCCAGCCTGTTGTTTAAAAATTTCGAACTCTATGCCGGGCGACGCCGGGAAGTATTCGGCCTGGTCGATACGCTGCTGTCTTCCGGCTCCTATGCCTGGTCAGGCAATGCGCTTCCGCTTTACAAAGTGCAGCTCGGCACGCGCGGTTATGCGCCGATAGGCTTCACCAAAGGCGTGCTGGCCATCAACGCTTTATATGCACATGGATGGTTTTCCAATACGGATTCTGTTCAGAATTCTTTTCTTCACCAAAAGGCTTTATTTGCCCGAATTTCCATAGCCAAAGGCCGGATAAAACTTTACGGCGGATTGACTCATTTAACGCAGTGGGGCGGCCGTTCTGAGGCAATCGGTTATCTGGCTCCCCATGGCCAGATTCCCAGTTCGTTTAAGGATTACCTAAACGTTGTTTTTGTAAGACAGCCACCCGCCGATACAACGAAATATAGCCAGTTTGACTCGGACAACCAGGTGGGGAATCATTTAGGTTCAATTGATTTCGCACTGGAAATCAATACGAGTGAGTCAAACTGGTTTCTCTATTATCAACATCCTTACGAAGATAAATCCGGGGTTGCTTTTCAAAATATGCCAGATGGTTTGTATGGCATCCGTTGGAAAAATCAGCGCAATAATCAACGCTTTCAGCTTAAGCAGCTGACACTCGAGTTTTTAACCACACTGAATCAAAGTGGATTCACAAAAGAGATCGGAAACCGTCTGTATAATGGTGCAGACGATTATTTTAACAACGGTCAGTTTGTTGACGGCTGGACTCACAAACAACGTGTAATAGGTACGCCATTCATGACACGCTGGCTGGATTCCAGAGAGGATTTACACGATCTGAAAGGTGGTAATCCATGGGATGGCCGCTACATGATCAGCAACAATCGGGTTCAGGTTGGGCATCTTGGCCTACTGGGCCAATGGCCTTCCGGCACCCAGTTATGGGCCATGTTGTCCTTCAGCAAAAACTTTGGGCGGCCTATTTCGACTGATCCAAGGATGCCTCTATCCCAGTTTTCGGGGCTAGCAAGATTGCAAATACCGGTGCAATGGTTTGGGAGATCCCAGTTATGTTTGGCTATAGCCAGCGATCAGGGAGCCTGGCTGACTAATAACGTGGGCGGATGGGTAAGCCTAAAAAAAGTAATTCAACGATGA
- a CDS encoding glycosyltransferase family 4 protein, with the protein MDNTQKAKLALDAKWYFEGPPSGRMVLRNIVDQLLVQKNDYELYLFVQSKHRKEAVNVWGDMPYVHLIFVPKLITLLSNVLLLHFYALYYKVDVVLFQNYTTFLPGSYKKLVYIHDILFVEYPEYYSLKEYIYFKPMIWLAKWADAIITISDTERGRLIRHNIFDRKNIFVVHHGISENFKELSSYNAHDILHIYAKYTLPDKFILYVGRLNVRKNILNLVNSVHLMQDKSVKLIIAGGKRTDDKRVNALITRNGLDDRVIFLGFVPDNDLYKLYACSYIFCFPSFAEGFGLPPLEAMKCGVPVIVSNRTSLPEVCGTAALYIDPDDSQGLADSIDKLLANELFYAMMKAKAIEHSAAFTWKNAVDQLLTIMLAYGPGKTNSLHQAGS; encoded by the coding sequence ATGGACAATACACAAAAGGCAAAACTTGCGTTAGATGCTAAATGGTATTTTGAAGGGCCACCAAGCGGCAGGATGGTTCTAAGAAATATTGTTGATCAGTTGCTTGTGCAAAAAAATGATTATGAGCTTTACTTGTTTGTTCAGAGTAAGCATAGAAAAGAAGCGGTAAATGTATGGGGTGATATGCCGTATGTGCATTTAATTTTTGTGCCAAAGTTAATCACTTTATTGTCGAATGTATTATTACTACATTTTTATGCTTTGTATTATAAAGTAGATGTTGTTTTGTTCCAAAATTATACTACGTTTCTACCCGGTAGTTACAAGAAATTAGTTTACATTCATGATATACTATTTGTAGAATATCCCGAATATTATTCATTAAAGGAGTATATTTATTTTAAGCCAATGATCTGGTTGGCTAAGTGGGCCGATGCAATCATTACCATATCTGATACGGAGAGAGGTAGATTGATTAGACACAATATTTTTGACAGAAAAAATATATTCGTGGTTCATCATGGCATTAGCGAAAATTTCAAGGAGTTAAGTAGTTACAATGCTCACGATATCTTACACATTTATGCCAAATATACATTACCTGATAAATTCATTTTGTATGTCGGTCGCTTGAATGTGAGGAAGAACATACTAAATCTGGTCAACAGCGTCCACTTAATGCAGGACAAGTCGGTTAAACTGATTATTGCTGGTGGCAAAAGAACCGATGATAAACGTGTAAATGCGTTAATTACCCGAAACGGTTTGGATGATCGGGTTATTTTCCTAGGGTTTGTTCCTGATAATGATCTGTATAAACTGTATGCCTGCTCTTATATTTTCTGCTTTCCTTCCTTTGCTGAAGGCTTTGGGTTACCGCCACTGGAAGCCATGAAATGCGGTGTTCCTGTTATTGTTTCAAACCGGACTTCTCTGCCTGAAGTATGTGGCACTGCTGCTCTTTATATAGATCCGGATGATAGCCAGGGTTTAGCCGACAGTATCGATAAACTTCTGGCTAACGAACTATTTTACGCGATGATGAAGGCTAAAGCTATTGAACATAGTGCCGCTTTCACCTGGAAAAATGCTGTTGATCAACTTTTAACTATAATGCTTGCTTATGGACCTGGGAAAACTAATTCGCTTCATCAAGCAGGATCCTGA